From Deinococcus aquaticus, one genomic window encodes:
- the trpE gene encoding anthranilate synthase component I, with the protein MTNPTAHPHTPHALAVAAQELNADLDTPVTAYLKAAQGEPVAFLLESVEAGEKLGRYSFIGVGEQGRFEARGTHVTSSGTFGTHDGPVPDPLAHLYAAATRPAPVPAGLPALIGGAVGYAAYDLIRAYETLPDSNPDELGVPDACFIAPRGMVIFDHLKHRLIAVATAPQQADADAEVAALVQRLRGPLPYVPGQNPTPAPTFTSNFTPDTYRDAVNRALDYIRAGDIFQVVPSQRFSAPLGDLHPFALYRALRRVNPSPYLGYLQLGPVTLVASSPESLLASDGRTVTTRPIAGTRTRGTTPEHDNAQAAELLADEKERAEHLMLVDLGRNDLGRVSRYGSVRVHDAFTIERYSHVMHIVSSVTGTLRDDQTPLHALASVQPMGTVSGAPKIRAMEIIDELEPTRRGPYGGSFGYIAHDGSMDMALTLRTMVITGGQVHIQAGAGVVADSDPASEELETRNKAAALMRAVELAAGGL; encoded by the coding sequence ATGACGAATCCCACAGCCCACCCCCACACCCCGCACGCGCTGGCCGTCGCCGCGCAGGAACTCAACGCCGACCTCGACACGCCCGTCACCGCGTACCTGAAGGCCGCGCAGGGCGAACCCGTCGCCTTCCTCCTCGAAAGCGTCGAGGCGGGCGAGAAACTCGGCCGGTACTCGTTCATCGGCGTGGGCGAACAGGGCCGTTTCGAGGCGCGCGGCACGCACGTCACCAGCAGCGGCACCTTCGGCACGCACGACGGCCCCGTGCCCGACCCCCTGGCGCACCTGTACGCCGCCGCCACCCGCCCCGCCCCCGTTCCGGCCGGGCTGCCTGCCCTGATCGGCGGGGCCGTCGGGTACGCCGCGTACGACCTGATCCGTGCGTACGAGACCCTGCCCGACAGCAACCCCGACGAACTCGGCGTGCCTGACGCCTGCTTCATCGCGCCACGCGGCATGGTCATCTTCGACCACCTCAAGCACCGCCTGATCGCCGTCGCCACTGCCCCGCAGCAGGCCGACGCCGACGCCGAGGTCGCCGCGCTCGTGCAGCGCCTGCGCGGCCCGCTGCCCTACGTGCCCGGCCAGAACCCCACGCCCGCCCCCACCTTCACCAGCAACTTCACGCCCGACACCTACCGCGACGCCGTGAACCGCGCCCTGGACTACATCCGCGCTGGAGATATCTTCCAGGTGGTGCCCAGCCAGCGCTTCAGCGCGCCCCTGGGCGACCTGCACCCCTTCGCGCTGTACCGCGCCCTGCGCCGCGTGAACCCCAGTCCGTACCTCGGGTACCTGCAACTCGGGCCGGTCACGCTGGTCGCCAGCAGCCCCGAGAGCCTGCTGGCCAGCGACGGCCGCACCGTCACCACCCGCCCCATCGCCGGCACCCGCACGCGCGGCACCACCCCCGAACACGACAACGCCCAGGCCGCAGAACTTCTGGCCGACGAGAAGGAACGCGCCGAGCACCTCATGCTCGTCGACCTGGGCCGCAACGACCTCGGCCGGGTCAGCCGGTACGGCAGCGTCCGCGTGCACGACGCCTTCACCATCGAACGCTACAGCCACGTCATGCACATCGTCTCCAGCGTCACCGGCACCCTCCGGGACGACCAGACGCCCCTGCACGCGCTGGCCAGCGTGCAACCCATGGGCACCGTCAGCGGCGCCCCCAAGATCCGCGCCATGGAAATCATCGACGAACTCGAACCCACCCGCCGAGGCCCCTACGGCGGCAGTTTCGGCTACATCGCCCACGACGGCAGCATGGACATGGCCCTCACGCTGCGCACCATGGTCATCACGGGCGGTCAGGTTCACATCCAGGCCGGCGCGGGCGTCGTCGCCGACAGCGACCCCGCCAGCGAGGAACTCGAAACCCGCAACAAGGCCGCCGCCCTCATGCGCGCCGTCGAACTGGCCGCCGGAGGGCTGTGA
- a CDS encoding anthranilate synthase component II, which produces MTTPSVPTPHPAPRILLIDNYDSFTYNLVQYFGELGADLTVWRNDAFTLDEVRALNPDAIVVSPGPCTPTEAGQSVAVIRELGPTVPTLGVCLGHQSIGEAFGAQVGRAILPVHGKTSPVRHDGSGLFAGLRDGVTVTRYHSLVVRDLPPELVATAWTTDPQEEVVMALRHREFPVFGVQFHPESIATEGGMEMIRNFLAEVRAFQAARAALAGEAGA; this is translated from the coding sequence ATGACCACCCCATCTGTTCCCACCCCCCACCCCGCACCCCGCATCCTGCTGATCGACAATTACGACTCGTTCACGTACAACCTCGTGCAGTATTTCGGGGAGCTGGGCGCGGACCTGACCGTGTGGCGCAACGACGCGTTCACGCTGGACGAGGTGCGGGCGCTGAACCCGGACGCGATCGTGGTGTCGCCGGGACCCTGCACGCCGACCGAGGCGGGACAGAGCGTGGCGGTGATCCGGGAACTGGGGCCGACTGTGCCGACGCTGGGCGTGTGCCTGGGCCACCAGAGTATCGGGGAGGCGTTCGGGGCGCAGGTGGGCCGCGCGATCCTGCCGGTGCACGGCAAGACCAGTCCGGTCCGGCATGACGGCTCCGGGCTGTTCGCGGGCCTGCGGGACGGGGTGACGGTCACGCGGTACCACTCGCTGGTGGTGCGGGACCTGCCGCCGGAACTGGTGGCGACCGCCTGGACGACCGACCCGCAGGAAGAGGTCGTGATGGCGCTGCGGCACCGTGAATTCCCGGTGTTCGGCGTGCAGTTCCACCCGGAGAGCATCGCCACGGAGGGCGGCATGGAGATGATCCGGAATTTCCTGGCGGAGGTGCGGGCCTTCCAGGCAGCGCGGGCCGCGCTGGCGGGGGAGGCGGGCGCATGA
- the trpD gene encoding anthranilate phosphoribosyltransferase encodes MMHARLMNGERLSQGDAAAFMREVMEGDMSGVRLAAALAALRVRGETAEEIAGFAQAMRENAVRVNVTPRPVLLDVVGTGGDGAHTFNISTTTAFVVAGAGVPVAKHGNRAASSRAGSADVLEALGVNLDASPEVVADAVNTLGIGFMFARNYHPALRHAAAVRSDLAARTVFNILGPLSNPAGATHLVVGVFKPELTRTLAEVLRLLGAGGATVVYGDGLDEFTVSGVNTVSGLRDGEIIDRTLHPEEAGVDLHPREAIVGGTPAENAEITRALLTGGGTPAQRDIVALNAGAALRTAGAVESIRAGVELARTVMSSGAGWNVLQRYATRTRGS; translated from the coding sequence ATGATGCACGCGAGGCTGATGAACGGCGAGCGGCTCTCGCAGGGGGACGCGGCGGCGTTCATGCGCGAGGTCATGGAGGGCGACATGAGCGGCGTGCGGCTCGCGGCGGCCCTGGCAGCCCTGCGGGTGCGCGGCGAGACGGCCGAGGAGATCGCGGGCTTCGCGCAGGCCATGCGGGAGAACGCGGTGCGCGTGAACGTCACGCCCCGCCCGGTGCTGCTGGACGTGGTCGGCACGGGCGGCGACGGCGCGCACACCTTCAACATCAGCACCACGACGGCGTTCGTGGTGGCGGGCGCGGGCGTGCCGGTCGCCAAGCACGGCAACCGCGCCGCGAGCAGCCGCGCCGGCAGTGCGGACGTCCTGGAGGCGCTGGGCGTGAACCTGGACGCCAGCCCGGAGGTCGTGGCGGACGCCGTGAACACCCTGGGCATCGGGTTCATGTTCGCCCGCAACTACCACCCGGCCCTGCGGCACGCGGCGGCCGTCCGGTCGGACCTGGCGGCCAGGACGGTGTTCAACATACTGGGACCACTCAGTAACCCGGCCGGCGCGACGCATCTGGTGGTGGGGGTGTTCAAGCCCGAGCTGACGCGCACGCTGGCCGAGGTGCTGCGCCTGCTCGGGGCGGGTGGCGCGACCGTGGTGTACGGCGACGGGCTGGACGAATTCACGGTGAGCGGCGTGAACACCGTCTCGGGCCTGCGGGACGGCGAGATCATCGACCGCACCCTGCACCCGGAAGAGGCGGGCGTGGACCTGCACCCCAGAGAGGCGATCGTGGGCGGCACGCCCGCCGAGAACGCGGAGATCACGCGCGCCCTGCTGACCGGCGGCGGCACACCTGCCCAGCGGGACATCGTGGCACTGAACGCTGGGGCGGCCCTGCGCACGGCGGGCGCGGTGGAATCCATCCGCGCCGGGGTGGAACTGGCGCGCACGGTCATGAGCAGCGGGGCGGGCTGGAACGTGCTGCAACGCTACGCCACCCGCACGCGCGGCAGCTGA
- a CDS encoding (2Fe-2S)-binding protein — MSQSTTPPGLDLALTVTVNGERQEIRVPVQATLLDVLRERLHLTGTKKGCDHGQCGACTVHVGGQPHLSCLTLALSCEGREVTTIEGLAPAGGELHPMQAAFIEHDAFQCGYCTPGQIMSAVACVQQAQAGDADAIREFMSGNLCRCAAYPQIVAAIQDVAGQSGQGAGTAGAVQ; from the coding sequence ATGTCCCAGAGCACCACCCCGCCCGGCCTGGACCTCGCCCTGACCGTCACGGTCAACGGCGAGCGTCAGGAAATCCGTGTTCCCGTGCAGGCGACCCTGCTGGACGTGCTGCGCGAGCGGCTGCACCTGACCGGCACCAAGAAGGGCTGCGATCACGGGCAGTGCGGCGCGTGCACGGTGCATGTCGGCGGCCAGCCGCACCTGAGTTGCCTGACGCTGGCCCTGAGCTGCGAGGGCCGCGAGGTCACGACCATCGAGGGCCTCGCCCCGGCGGGCGGAGAACTGCACCCCATGCAGGCGGCGTTCATCGAGCATGACGCCTTCCAGTGCGGGTACTGCACGCCGGGCCAGATCATGAGTGCCGTGGCGTGCGTGCAGCAGGCGCAGGCGGGCGACGCGGACGCCATCCGGGAGTTCATGAGCGGCAACCTGTGCCGCTGCGCGGCGTACCCGCAGATCGTGGCCGCCATTCAGGACGTGGCCGGGCAGTCAGGCCAGGGTGCAGGCACCGCCGGAGCGGTCCAGTGA
- a CDS encoding FAD binding domain-containing protein → MRPFAYVRAHEIGEAAGQPGKFLAGGTTLIDLMKLDVERPAQVTDITGLPLADIAEQGDGVRIGALASMAQVADHPLIAARYPALRNALLAGASQQIRNMASMGGNVMQRTRCPYFRDTSFTACNKREPGSGCGAIAGNHRKQAILGTSDACVALHPSDASVALVAYDATLTLRGPDGEREVSLQDFNLLPGQTPHLEHDLREGELITAINLPAPPAGNGVYLKVRDRESYEFALSSCAAMLDVQGGVIRAARVALGGVGTKPWRSPEAEAALTGQPATRETFEAAARAALAGATPLEQNVFKVPLTAKVIVRALLAALAGEPADGHGDGQSTGQGQNADQGGTA, encoded by the coding sequence GTGAGACCCTTCGCGTACGTCCGCGCGCACGAGATCGGCGAGGCAGCCGGGCAGCCCGGGAAATTTCTGGCGGGCGGCACGACCCTGATCGACCTGATGAAACTGGACGTGGAACGCCCGGCGCAGGTGACGGACATCACGGGCCTGCCGCTGGCGGACATTGCCGAGCAGGGCGACGGCGTGCGGATCGGCGCGCTGGCCAGTATGGCGCAGGTGGCCGATCATCCACTCATCGCGGCGCGGTACCCGGCGCTGCGTAACGCCCTGCTGGCGGGCGCGTCGCAGCAGATCCGCAACATGGCCAGCATGGGTGGGAACGTCATGCAGCGCACCCGCTGCCCGTACTTCCGGGACACGTCGTTCACGGCGTGCAACAAACGCGAGCCGGGGTCCGGGTGCGGCGCCATCGCCGGGAACCACCGCAAGCAGGCGATCCTGGGCACGTCGGACGCCTGTGTGGCCCTGCACCCGTCGGATGCCAGCGTGGCCCTCGTCGCGTACGACGCCACCCTGACCCTGCGCGGCCCGGACGGCGAGCGCGAGGTGAGTCTGCAGGACTTCAACCTGCTGCCCGGCCAGACGCCCCACCTGGAACACGACCTGCGGGAAGGCGAACTGATCACCGCGATCAACCTGCCCGCCCCGCCCGCCGGGAACGGCGTGTACCTGAAGGTCCGCGACCGCGAGAGTTACGAGTTCGCGCTGAGTTCCTGCGCGGCCATGCTGGACGTTCAGGGAGGTGTCATCCGCGCGGCGCGCGTGGCGCTGGGTGGGGTCGGCACGAAACCCTGGCGGTCCCCGGAGGCCGAGGCGGCCCTGACCGGCCAGCCCGCCACCCGGGAGACCTTCGAGGCGGCTGCCCGCGCCGCGCTGGCCGGGGCGACCCCGCTGGAGCAGAACGTCTTCAAGGTCCCGCTGACCGCGAAGGTCATCGTCCGCGCGCTGCTGGCCGCGCTGGCGGGCGAACCTGCCGACGGACATGGGGACGGCCAGAGCACCGGGCAGGGCCAGAATGCCGATCAGGGGGGAACCGCATGA
- a CDS encoding xanthine dehydrogenase family protein molybdopterin-binding subunit: protein MTAGEQKKYVGARVSRVDGPAKVRGEATFAAEHDIPGALHAVLISAACAHGRISRLDTEAARQVPGVLDVFSYQSDGWKMHKIKGYPKGPAGTSLLPFQGPEVSYRGEPVALVVAGTLEAARHAALLVEIEYEQRPHHATLQAALDGPLLARKPMPPLGHSRGNAGKVLKGADHVTGRTYDTPTQHHNPMEMHAVIADWDGDERVTIYEPTQWMQSAQGTLAAALGLEPENVHVVSPFVGGGFGSKATSWPHLLVTALAARTLRRPVKLVLTRAQMFAAVGYRAATRSEYRAALDGDRISALELHAHTQTGPADLFPEQVGMIPKMLYATPNMEFKQTLVQTNAGPNIMMRAPGEASGSFGLEVLMDELAAQVGLDPLEFRRRNHADTDPESGKPYSSKHLLECYDRAAEAFGWQKRTPEPGSMKDGETLIGWGMATAAYPVYASAATARARLHADGRVEVEAGSHDIGTGTYSILAQIAADALGTDLDRVTVKLGDSRLPKNGYSGGSRTAGSVGSAVLAAAQGLRQELVDLAVNDPESPLYGVAPIDIEARDGALHAGTRTDTLSGILTRAGKEQHETYREIIPNGGGQKELDALKKGQDGMIQAVTDTHARYSFGAVFVEVRVDPDFMTPRVSRIVGAFDIGQVLNAKTAESQLIGGLIWGVSAALHEQGETDPATGLMLNSNLADYHIPVNADIREVRAIALNGHPDFHTSALGARGAGELGIVGTAAAIANAIHHATGKRIRSTPITVDKLLG from the coding sequence ATGACCGCCGGAGAGCAGAAGAAGTACGTGGGTGCGCGCGTCAGCCGCGTGGACGGCCCTGCCAAGGTGCGAGGCGAGGCCACCTTCGCCGCCGAGCATGACATCCCCGGTGCACTGCACGCCGTCCTGATCAGCGCCGCGTGCGCGCATGGCCGCATCAGCCGCCTGGACACGGAGGCGGCGCGGCAGGTGCCGGGCGTGCTGGACGTGTTCAGTTACCAGTCGGACGGCTGGAAGATGCACAAGATCAAGGGCTACCCGAAAGGCCCGGCCGGGACCAGCCTCCTGCCGTTCCAGGGGCCAGAGGTCTCGTACCGGGGCGAGCCGGTCGCGCTGGTCGTCGCCGGGACGCTGGAGGCCGCCCGGCACGCCGCGCTGCTGGTCGAGATCGAGTACGAACAGCGCCCGCACCACGCCACGTTGCAGGCCGCGCTGGACGGCCCGTTGCTGGCCCGCAAGCCCATGCCGCCGCTGGGGCACTCGCGCGGGAACGCCGGGAAGGTGCTCAAGGGGGCCGATCACGTGACCGGGCGGACGTACGACACGCCCACCCAGCATCACAACCCCATGGAGATGCACGCCGTGATCGCCGACTGGGACGGCGACGAGCGCGTCACGATCTACGAACCCACCCAGTGGATGCAGTCCGCGCAGGGCACCCTGGCCGCCGCGCTGGGCCTGGAACCGGAGAATGTGCATGTGGTCAGTCCGTTCGTGGGAGGGGGCTTCGGCAGCAAGGCCACCAGCTGGCCGCACCTGCTGGTCACGGCGCTCGCCGCGCGCACCCTGCGCCGCCCCGTGAAACTGGTCCTGACCCGCGCGCAGATGTTCGCTGCCGTCGGGTACCGGGCCGCCACCCGCAGCGAGTACCGCGCCGCGCTGGACGGTGACCGCATCAGCGCGCTGGAACTGCACGCCCACACCCAGACCGGCCCCGCCGACCTGTTCCCCGAGCAGGTCGGCATGATCCCCAAGATGCTGTACGCCACCCCGAACATGGAGTTCAAGCAGACGCTGGTGCAGACGAACGCCGGGCCGAACATCATGATGCGCGCCCCCGGCGAGGCCAGCGGCAGCTTCGGCCTGGAAGTCCTGATGGACGAACTGGCCGCCCAGGTCGGACTGGACCCCCTGGAGTTCCGCCGCCGCAACCACGCGGACACCGACCCGGAAAGCGGCAAACCGTACTCCAGCAAGCACCTGCTCGAATGCTACGACCGCGCCGCCGAGGCGTTCGGCTGGCAGAAGCGCACGCCCGAGCCGGGCAGCATGAAAGACGGCGAAACCCTGATCGGCTGGGGGATGGCGACCGCCGCGTACCCTGTGTACGCCAGCGCCGCGACCGCCCGCGCCCGCCTGCACGCCGACGGCCGCGTGGAGGTCGAGGCCGGCTCGCACGACATCGGGACCGGCACGTACTCCATCCTCGCTCAGATTGCCGCCGACGCGCTCGGCACCGACCTGGACCGCGTGACCGTGAAACTCGGGGACAGCCGCCTGCCCAAGAACGGGTACAGCGGCGGCAGCCGCACTGCTGGCAGCGTCGGCAGCGCCGTCCTGGCCGCCGCGCAGGGCCTGCGGCAGGAACTCGTGGATCTCGCCGTGAACGACCCCGAAAGCCCCCTGTACGGCGTGGCACCCATCGACATCGAGGCGCGGGACGGCGCGCTGCACGCCGGAACCCGCACCGACACCCTGAGCGGCATCCTGACCCGCGCGGGCAAGGAGCAGCACGAAACGTACCGCGAGATCATCCCCAACGGTGGCGGCCAGAAGGAACTCGACGCCCTGAAAAAGGGCCAGGACGGCATGATCCAGGCCGTCACGGACACCCACGCCCGCTACTCGTTCGGCGCGGTGTTCGTCGAGGTGCGCGTCGACCCGGACTTCATGACGCCCCGCGTGTCCCGAATTGTCGGGGCGTTCGATATCGGGCAGGTCCTGAACGCCAAGACCGCCGAGAGTCAACTGATCGGCGGCCTGATCTGGGGCGTGTCTGCCGCGCTGCACGAGCAGGGCGAGACCGATCCCGCCACTGGCCTGATGCTGAACAGCAACCTCGCCGATTACCACATTCCCGTCAACGCCGACATCCGCGAGGTCCGCGCCATCGCCCTGAACGGCCACCCGGACTTTCACACCAGCGCTCTCGGTGCGCGCGGCGCCGGGGAACTCGGCATTGTCGGCACGGCCGCCGCCATCGCCAACGCCATCCACCACGCGACCGGCAAACGCATCCGCAGCACGCCCATCACCGTGGACAAACTGCTGGGCTGA
- a CDS encoding DUF6915 family protein, protein MAHPWHHAQSSARRFGGVPDDYLAVHGWFDQTKGHWADARHRAVLHSTFGIFLCEQFFGPTVVRASDGRHVPTRLIGEQHVLEDLGRIPTVQDWLEGLPVQGWMLRNAAALSRENWQGEDDPAAPSPTDHG, encoded by the coding sequence ATGGCGCACCCCTGGCACCACGCGCAGAGCAGTGCCCGCCGTTTCGGGGGCGTGCCCGACGATTACCTGGCCGTGCACGGCTGGTTCGACCAGACCAAGGGGCACTGGGCCGACGCCCGGCACCGCGCCGTGCTGCACAGCACATTCGGGATCTTCCTGTGCGAGCAGTTCTTCGGGCCGACCGTGGTCCGCGCCAGCGACGGCCGGCACGTACCCACCCGCCTGATCGGCGAGCAGCACGTGCTCGAAGACCTGGGCCGCATTCCGACCGTGCAGGACTGGCTGGAGGGTCTACCCGTGCAGGGCTGGATGCTGCGCAACGCCGCCGCCCTGAGTCGGGAGAACTGGCAGGGGGAGGACGACCCGGCGGCCCCCTCCCCCACCGATCACGGCTGA
- a CDS encoding DinB family protein, which translates to MLPELRDLFVRDLEKLTLELEAYPDEASVWAVPDGVLNSGGTLALHLIGNLSQFVGADLGGVAFMRDRPAEFARRDVPRAELIAGVRGVSALVAGTLDRLDPAALDAPHPAQLPGFPQSMTTQYFLIHLYGHLNWHLGQVNYHRRMVAAG; encoded by the coding sequence ATGCTGCCTGAATTGCGGGATCTGTTCGTGCGGGATCTGGAGAAGCTGACGCTGGAACTGGAGGCGTACCCGGACGAGGCGTCGGTGTGGGCCGTGCCGGACGGCGTGCTGAATTCGGGTGGGACGCTGGCGCTGCACCTGATCGGGAATCTGTCGCAGTTCGTGGGGGCGGATCTGGGGGGCGTGGCGTTCATGCGGGACCGTCCGGCGGAGTTCGCGCGGCGGGACGTGCCGCGCGCCGAGTTGATCGCGGGTGTGCGGGGCGTGTCGGCGCTGGTGGCGGGTACGCTGGACCGGCTGGACCCGGCCGCGCTGGACGCGCCGCACCCGGCGCAACTGCCCGGTTTTCCGCAGAGCATGACCACGCAGTACTTCCTGATTCACCTGTACGGGCACCTGAACTGGCACCTGGGGCAGGTGAACTACCACCGGCGGATGGTGGCGGCGGGCTGA
- a CDS encoding Lrp/AsnC family transcriptional regulator codes for MRQSGGHLDPLDHSILQELQTDSRLSMRELGRRVGLSAPAVTERVRRLEDAGVILGYGVRVASKPLGRTITAFIGVQDSGRNDPTLVRWATKHDGVLECHSVTGDNSCILKVAVPDVGALENMLTELINMGFTCDTSIVLSTPLEGKLLLPPR; via the coding sequence ATGAGACAGTCCGGCGGCCACCTCGACCCCCTCGATCACAGCATCCTTCAGGAGCTCCAGACCGACTCGCGCCTCAGCATGCGCGAACTCGGCCGCCGCGTCGGCCTGAGCGCCCCCGCCGTCACGGAACGCGTCCGCCGCCTCGAGGACGCCGGCGTGATCCTCGGCTACGGCGTGCGCGTCGCCAGCAAACCCCTGGGCCGCACCATCACCGCGTTCATCGGCGTGCAGGACAGCGGCCGCAACGACCCCACCCTGGTCCGCTGGGCCACCAAACACGACGGCGTGCTGGAATGCCACTCTGTCACCGGCGACAACTCCTGCATCCTGAAAGTCGCCGTGCCCGACGTGGGCGCCCTGGAAAACATGCTGACCGAACTGATCAACATGGGCTTCACCTGCGACACCAGCATCGTCCTGAGCACCCCACTGGAAGGCAAACTGCTGCTGCCGCCCCGGTAA
- a CDS encoding KamA family radical SAM protein: MPIHPNATTDSQTMLPRNHRAPRWADVPDEQWYDWKWQLKNRINTVEELESVIRLTDSERQGASAKGIFRLDITPYFASLMHPTDPTCPVRRQVIPTHHELEPFTSMMEDSLAEDKHSPVPGLVHRYPDRVLMLVTTQCASYCRYCTRSRIVGDPSETFNPAEYEAQLNYLRNTPQVRDVLLSGGDPLTLAPKVLGRLLAELRKIEHIEIIRIGTRVPVFMPMRVTQELCDVLAENHPVWMNIHVNHPREITPEVADACDRLTRAGVPLGNQSVLLRGVNDHPVIMQKLVRELVKIRVRPYYIYQCDLVHGAGHLRTTVSKGLEIMESLRGHTSGYSVPTYVVDAPGGGGKIPVAPNYVLSHSPEKLILRNFEGYIAAYSEPTDYTGPDMLVPTDWQRKEPGQSGIYGLMEGERISIEPKEFSESRNRPGATKHRLNSREDKWAAHGIGLDVAVTDTAPDGMVQTAQPVSGD; encoded by the coding sequence ATGCCCATTCACCCGAACGCCACCACCGACAGCCAGACCATGCTTCCCCGCAACCACCGCGCGCCCAGGTGGGCAGACGTGCCCGACGAGCAGTGGTACGACTGGAAATGGCAGCTCAAGAATCGCATCAACACCGTCGAGGAACTCGAATCCGTCATCCGCCTGACCGACAGTGAACGCCAGGGCGCCAGTGCCAAGGGCATCTTCCGGCTGGACATCACCCCGTACTTCGCGTCCCTGATGCACCCCACGGACCCCACCTGCCCCGTCCGGCGACAGGTGATCCCCACGCACCACGAACTCGAACCGTTCACGTCCATGATGGAAGACAGCCTCGCCGAGGACAAGCACAGCCCCGTACCCGGCCTCGTGCACCGCTACCCGGACCGCGTGCTGATGCTGGTCACCACCCAGTGCGCCAGCTACTGCCGCTACTGCACCCGCAGCCGCATCGTCGGCGACCCCAGCGAGACCTTCAACCCCGCCGAGTACGAGGCGCAACTGAACTACCTGCGCAACACGCCCCAGGTGCGCGACGTGCTCCTCAGCGGCGGCGACCCCCTCACGCTCGCCCCGAAAGTCCTGGGCCGTCTGCTCGCGGAACTCCGCAAGATCGAGCACATCGAGATCATCCGCATCGGCACGCGCGTGCCCGTGTTCATGCCCATGCGCGTCACGCAGGAACTCTGCGATGTCCTCGCCGAGAACCACCCCGTCTGGATGAACATCCACGTCAACCACCCCCGCGAGATCACCCCGGAAGTCGCCGACGCCTGCGACCGCCTCACCCGCGCCGGCGTGCCCCTCGGCAACCAGAGCGTCCTGCTGCGCGGCGTGAACGACCACCCCGTCATCATGCAGAAACTCGTGCGGGAACTCGTCAAGATCCGCGTCCGCCCCTACTACATCTACCAGTGCGACCTCGTCCACGGCGCCGGGCACCTCCGCACCACCGTCAGCAAGGGCCTGGAAATCATGGAAAGCCTGCGCGGCCACACCAGCGGCTACTCGGTGCCCACCTACGTCGTTGACGCGCCCGGCGGCGGCGGCAAGATCCCCGTCGCACCCAACTACGTCCTCAGCCACAGCCCCGAGAAACTGATCCTCCGCAACTTCGAAGGCTACATCGCCGCGTACAGCGAACCCACCGACTACACCGGCCCCGACATGCTCGTCCCCACCGACTGGCAACGCAAGGAACCCGGCCAGAGCGGCATCTACGGCCTCATGGAAGGCGAACGCATCAGCATCGAACCCAAAGAATTCAGCGAAAGCCGCAACCGCCCCGGCGCCACCAAACACCGCCTGAACAGCCGCGAAGACAAATGGGCCGCCCACGGCATCGGCCTGGATGTGGCCGTGACCGACACTGCGCCCGACGGCATGGTACAGACCGCGCAACCCGTCAGCGGGGACTGA